A window of Metabacillus sp. B2-18 contains these coding sequences:
- a CDS encoding AraC family transcriptional regulator has product MQIKNFEIDQSLKELTKHRTVELPIACYKTTINKNINGYIPLHWHEELQFIYIVKGEATFQINEESLSVRMGEGLFINSECLHMAEDKNSSGCVYLCLNVSPHFLLPQDLYATYVSPYLRATNLSYLQLNSDEAWGATILNAIFTIHQLIHQKAPYYEMEISISLTSLWKNLIVNGFKLEYDQAEIQKNKRMKEMLNYVHSHFAEKLTLDNIAKAGQLSRSECCRYFKRTLKTTPLSYVTDYRIQNSLILLQQTELNVTEIAYQVGFNSTSYFIDKFRKTTNMTPLAYKKYMLKEKG; this is encoded by the coding sequence GTGCAGATTAAAAATTTTGAAATTGATCAAAGTTTAAAAGAGCTAACGAAACACCGGACGGTTGAATTACCGATAGCGTGTTATAAAACAACCATAAACAAAAATATAAATGGATATATTCCTCTTCATTGGCATGAAGAATTACAATTTATCTATATTGTAAAAGGAGAAGCTACATTTCAAATAAATGAAGAAAGTTTAAGTGTGAGAATGGGAGAGGGGCTATTTATAAATAGTGAATGCTTGCACATGGCGGAGGATAAGAATTCTTCAGGATGTGTTTATCTTTGCTTGAATGTTTCACCACATTTTCTTTTACCACAGGATCTCTATGCAACCTATGTTTCACCTTATCTACGAGCAACCAATCTATCATATTTACAATTAAATTCTGATGAGGCCTGGGGGGCAACTATTTTAAATGCCATTTTTACCATTCATCAATTGATACATCAAAAAGCACCTTACTATGAAATGGAAATTTCTATTTCCTTAACTTCACTATGGAAAAATCTCATCGTTAACGGTTTCAAATTGGAGTATGATCAGGCAGAGATTCAAAAAAATAAACGTATGAAGGAAATGCTAAACTATGTTCATTCTCACTTTGCGGAAAAATTAACATTAGATAATATTGCCAAGGCGGGTCAACTAAGTCGTTCGGAATGCTGCCGTTACTTTAAACGAACCTTAAAAACAACACCATTAAGCTATGTTACGGATTATCGCATTCAAAATAGTTTGATCTTACTTCAGCAAACTGAGTTAAACGTAACAGAAATTGCCTATCAAGTAGGCTTTAACAGCACAAGCTATTTCATTGATAAATTTCGAAAAACAACGAACATGACTCCTTTAGCATATAAAAAATATATGCTAAAGGAAAAAGGGTAA
- a CDS encoding EamA family transporter has product MNSSSRKIGYLLVITGAIFWGVGGTVAQKLFQQYAVNVNWLVTTRLLIAGLLLLFVQYFLKDRSQIFGVWKTKKTAIQLLIFGILGMLAVQYTYMASIKYGNAAVATLLQYLAPVMIIIYYIFRKQTVLTKQDTTTVFLALIGSFFLLTNGSFSQLSVPPLAVIWGILSGLALAFYTLYAVPLLKKFDTLVIVGWAMIIGGLALSIIHPPWKIELATLPFEAYLYFLFVIIFGTMFAFWFYIESLQSLSPKETSLLGSIEPLAAVITTVIWLKEPFGAFQWIGAFSIIGMILLLALGKKNSAAVEVEEVKVG; this is encoded by the coding sequence ATGAACTCATCTTCTAGAAAAATTGGATACTTGCTTGTCATAACAGGTGCAATCTTTTGGGGTGTTGGAGGTACGGTTGCACAAAAGCTTTTTCAACAATATGCTGTCAATGTTAATTGGCTCGTTACTACACGTTTACTTATTGCTGGTTTATTACTATTATTTGTTCAGTATTTTCTTAAAGATCGGTCACAAATATTCGGTGTGTGGAAAACAAAAAAAACAGCCATACAACTATTAATTTTTGGGATTCTTGGTATGTTAGCCGTTCAATACACATACATGGCCTCAATTAAATATGGAAATGCAGCTGTTGCCACCCTCCTACAATATTTAGCACCAGTTATGATTATTATCTATTATATTTTTCGAAAACAAACTGTCCTGACAAAACAGGATACCACGACTGTTTTTCTTGCTTTAATAGGCTCATTTTTCCTATTAACAAATGGTTCCTTTTCTCAATTGTCTGTCCCTCCACTTGCGGTAATTTGGGGTATACTATCCGGTTTAGCACTAGCATTCTATACATTATATGCTGTTCCTTTACTTAAAAAATTTGATACATTAGTCATTGTAGGCTGGGCTATGATCATAGGTGGCTTAGCGTTAAGTATCATCCACCCACCCTGGAAAATCGAACTAGCAACTTTACCATTTGAGGCCTATCTTTACTTTCTTTTTGTCATAATCTTTGGCACAATGTTTGCCTTTTGGTTTTATATTGAAAGCTTACAAAGTCTTTCCCCAAAAGAAACAAGTCTTTTAGGTAGCATAGAACCACTTGCAGCTGTTATCACCACAGTCATCTGGCTAAAAGAACCATTTGGAGCTTTTCAATGGATTGGTGCATTTAGTATTATCGGTATGATTTTGTTATTAGCGTTGGGAAAAAAGAATTCTGCGGCTGTTGAGGTTGAAGAAGTGAAGGTTGGTTAG
- a CDS encoding aldo/keto reductase: MRTMKLGKSTLDVPVVSVGCMRINSLERNEAEHFVQTAMELGANFFDHADIYGGGECEEIFADAIHMNDDVREKIILQSKCGIRNGMFDFSKDHILESVDGILRRLKTDYLDVLLLHRPDTLMEPEEVAEAFDTLESSGKVRHFGVSNQNPMQIQLLKKSVKQTIVANQLQLSITNSTMISNGFNVNMENEAAVNRDASVLEFCRLHDITIQPWSPFQFGFFEGVFLGNEKFPELNQKIDEIAKKYEVSNTTIAIAWLLRHPAQMQPVIGTMNEGRLKDCVKASDIKLTREEWYSIFRAAGNVLP; this comes from the coding sequence ATGAGGACAATGAAACTTGGAAAAAGTACATTAGACGTCCCTGTTGTCTCAGTAGGCTGTATGCGTATTAATTCACTTGAAAGAAATGAGGCAGAGCACTTCGTCCAAACAGCAATGGAATTGGGCGCAAATTTCTTCGATCATGCCGATATTTATGGTGGAGGAGAATGTGAAGAAATTTTTGCTGATGCGATTCATATGAACGATGATGTTCGTGAAAAAATCATCTTACAATCCAAATGCGGTATCCGTAATGGAATGTTCGATTTTTCTAAAGATCATATTTTAGAATCAGTTGATGGAATCTTAAGACGCTTAAAAACTGATTACCTAGATGTTTTGCTTCTTCATCGTCCGGATACTTTGATGGAGCCAGAAGAAGTAGCTGAGGCTTTTGACACTCTTGAAAGCTCAGGTAAGGTACGTCATTTTGGTGTTTCTAACCAAAATCCAATGCAGATTCAATTGCTTAAAAAGTCAGTTAAACAAACAATTGTTGCGAACCAGCTGCAATTAAGTATTACAAACTCGACGATGATCTCAAACGGTTTTAATGTGAATATGGAAAATGAAGCTGCTGTAAATAGAGATGCTAGTGTTCTTGAGTTTTGTAGATTGCACGATATTACCATTCAACCATGGTCACCGTTTCAATTTGGATTTTTTGAAGGTGTATTTCTAGGAAACGAAAAGTTCCCAGAATTAAATCAAAAAATCGATGAAATCGCGAAAAAATATGAAGTAAGCAATACAACGATTGCAATTGCATGGTTATTACGTCACCCAGCTCAAATGCAGCCTGTTATCGGTACAATGAATGAAGGTCGATTAAAGGATTGCGTGAAAGCCAGTGACATCAAGCTTACTCGTGAGGAATGGTATAGTATTTTCCGCGCTGCTGGTAATGTGCTTCCATAA